TGTGACACAGATGAACCGTCATCTGAGAACAATTCCTGTTCAGCATCTGCAGGACAAGATTGGAATTAGTAGCCacgcaaaaggcaaaaaaatcaagcAAGAGTGTCAGTGCTAGTGCTACAAGACTTACAGCTCTGTTAGCATTACATTGCTCATGCTGACAACATCAAGAAGTTAGAATACGCAGTTTAAACTCTATAGAATTATGTATTCACACATTTTATCTGCTAACAATCACTATATATATTAGTTCTTTaacagaaagcattaaaaagggCGGCAGAGTTGCATTCCGGGTAGCATGCCCCGTGGTTTTATCTAGCCCTAAGTCACACAGTTTGCTGTTATCGTAAGCTATCATGCCCTGAATGTGGCATATAGCAATATTGTTTTATTACACAATATTAGTGAAGAAGAACGCATAGTTAAGTGTTATTgctaaaaaaaatactcattgaCCCTGAATTAGTAATTCCCTATGGAATAGTAGAATTGGAAGAAGATGTAAAAAGTGAAAGTAGGTGAGTCTTGCACACtgtgagaacagaagaaaaattaaagaagccAAGACCAAGCATCTCAGTAAACTTTTGCTCAGCTGGGCACAGacctgagcaacttgatctaacTTTGATATCAACTTTGCGGAGGAGGTAGGACTAAGATGACCTTCGTGGGCTCTTCCAACCtaagttattctatgattctgacaAAACCAGTCATCATGTTGAAGTGTGCTTTTGTCAACCCCGTTTCAGTGCGAACCTTTCATTGCTTTAATTCTAGCACTAaccaaagtaaaaaaacccaaaacatttaacaaaaaattctACCATCTCAAGGAATGATTATTTCTAAAGTAGTTGCCTATAGTATATGCTAATAATTAACGTGTATGCATTTTTACAGTAGATCTTTTCAAACTAATAATGAACTCATCATTAAAATGTAAACCccaacatttaaaaacacaccACCGACCTTCCAACCCTTGCTGCTTGCGCTCAATTGTTTTCTTGTACTCTTCCAGTTCCTTTTCTGTGAGATGGCTGAACGGGTTGGGTGGTGCCGGTGGTGCGTGCTCATCATCTTCAAATTGCATtggctggaaaagagaaaaccacaaaatttaacagttaaaaaaaactgAAGCAGGCAAGCAAGATATACACAATTAATGTCGCTTTTTTTTGCCCAAAGTTTGGTGACACCAGATTGGCTgggaatacagaagaaaaacacagatgcaTCCAGACTGAAAATGACCCTATTTAATAGGCATTCACACAGTAGTGAACAGACAGAGGTTTTACTCCATTAATATTAACAGCAGGCAAACTTACCATGCATATCTCCATTTGAAACTAACATTTTAAACCTCTGAAATGAAACACGACTAGAATGTATCACGCATCCAAAATTTGGAATTAAAATAATCACTTCTAACAAAGCATTTAGAAAGAAAGTGACCCAAACTGGTGTTTGAAAGACAGGCAGCCAAATAACCCAAAGATTTGTAAATCAATTAATTGTGTCCTACTCACTGGACTCGGCTTTTTATCCACAACAATCCCAGCGAGCAGCTGAGACTGTGGTCCTGCTGTCTTTAGGTCGTATCGGTTTTGCTCCCTTatctatatagaaaaaaataaaccaggttAGAAACAgatatttctctttaataaatCCTATACCCATCAGCTTTGCAAAGCCAGTAACACAGGCAGCAGTGAATGGCTGGAGGATCAAGCTTATGCTACTGAACCTAAAAATTAAGAACTCTCCTTTCAGCTCTGAATACACTGCATACGTTGTTTAGCCCTTTGAGTACTCCCGAATATCCGCCCTAGTCCCAGCTCTTGCACTTCATGCAAgccactatttaaaaataagcaccaAGGAATAGTATGTGTCTCAACCTGTCCTCTCCATCCCCCCAAAATAAGTGTGATCACAAATGTTGGTGaagtttttccttctgtgaatacctcattatttttccccagcCAACAGCCTCTAGCTTCACGTTGTCAGTGCTTAAGAGACTGACAGATCagatataaatacaaatacagcaaatacagatcagattaaaaaaaaaatctactgcagCAAAATAAGAATAAACTACCTACTGATACAGTTACGTGCACgaatttaaaaatcattgtttGGGACTAGTGTTATTAATCTCTAGATGATTAGAGGGTGCCTTTCCAGTTCTAAGGAAGGGAGTTGCTCCTTCTGACTCCAGTTCAGTCCCCATGGACACTGATATGATGCtctccaagaaagaaaaaaaaaacaacaagtaaTCAAATGGAAAGCGCCCTGAATATCTGTTAATATAGTTATGCCTAGGGTGGAGTTATTTTGTCAGTCTGACAGTTAGAGTCTTATGtgctggaagggaaaagcagTGAGATATTTGTGTTTAGAGAGAGGTCCAACAATAacctcccattttcttttttttactgccaTTAGGAAGCAGAGTGGACCACAGAAACTCCCGCTTAATAAGTGCTAGGAGAATTAATAGAGAACAGAGTGAGATTACAGTCCGAGATTGAATCATGCTGTAGATGACGCACGGCAATTCGGTTCAAGTCAACACCTAATTATCCACTAAGTATAATGCTAAATAGCAGGGACTACCATTTCTGAACTATCATTTCCAGAGTTAATACTCATCCTTCATCAAACCATTGCAttcaaaatttatatatatacacacatatatagtgCGTATGTATCTACAGACTCCATGTATATCATACAtttaaatacatgcttttttGTGCCAAAAATCACATACATCGTAAGAAACTCCTTAGTAAAATCTgaacattagaaaatgaaattttactgCCGTGTTAAATAATTACTTGAACAcataattttatttggaaatgtcacaattttcatttcataacaCTTCTTTTaccttatttctcttttccaacACTTCACTTGGGTTTGTGTTTAGAGGAACAAATTGGTTTGGATCTTCAATTTTGATTGGCGTTCCTCCACTAGTCTTGGAGGAGTCATCAGCTTTCATccactttaaggaaaaaaaaaaattctcagtgttGTCTTACTGTTATTACTGTTAAAAAGGAGATATAAAGAAAGGACTTTCTGACTTTATTCTCAATTCCACATGACACCCACAATATAATCCCGACTCCTTACAAGTTTTTATGTTTTCCCAAGAGGATTTAAGTTGCCTTGAACAGGTATCATCAAGAATACTTTTTGTAAACACCAAAATATATTCCTGAAAAATGCAGCACTAACTAACTGTGTACTAATGAAGTCATATTTAGAAAGGATGGTGCTTCCTAGTAACTGGCATAGAGATCCACCAGCTCCAGAGCCCTTGTTCATGCCATGAACTTCAACCGCTGCTAACCACACACTTTGTCtggagttttttttcctttgtaagtaAGGTTTTACATCAGTTGCTGAGGGTGTTTCTCCAAAGTTTTAGAAACTCCATAGCctgccagcaggaggagctgatgCATTTACAGTTGTACTATGCAACTGGGAGTAGCCCCGTGGCAAATAACATGTTCCATAGTCCCATGAGAGCCACCTCTCTCCAGGCTGGAAACACAGTGGAAGCACCTTAGTGAGacgaaggaggaggaaaaatcttGATCATCATTAGAAGTAGTAGAATGAACAGACTATTCGAAATCTTTTTTCAGCAGGCTCACAAACAGGGACAGGTAGAGACTAATTAGAGCTTGCGTCTCCCTTGTGTAGAGAACAACCCATGGGTTATTTAAAACCTTCCTATATTTGGTGGATAATTAATAGTACAAAAAGATATggtagaaaaaatgttttctacttcAGTAATCAGAAGAGCTAGTAACAACAAGGAAATCATTGCTAAATTTTAGCATGAACTGTTACTATTCCAAACTGAACCCCCTGCTGCCCCAAACAGAGGGGACCCTTAGTACTTATGTCattaaatctcccaaaagcctgTTTTGATTTTCTTGGTAAAATTATTTGCTAATCCTGTTAAAGATTTCCTGTGCATAATTTACTTTCTCTCAAGTGTAAAAACCAAGCAACTGCCTAAAGTATCTACCTACCGTGATCTTAGTCCTGGGACTGGTTTCCCCGTTCCAGGACTCCTCAGGCACGTTGACTTTCAAGTATGTGTTTGGAGAGTTCAGCCATCTTGTCTTTTCCCTCTGTTGCCTCTGCGCCAGGAATTTCAGGGGGGAAAGCGGGACTGTGTCATCTTCAAAGGAAAAGGCAGTCACAGTGGCTGGGATCTCAACATCACTTTTATGTCTGGGCTTTTCCCTGACTAATGGTTGCCTATAGGCATAGCCAGTTCTGTATCCctacagaggaggaaaaacaatggaaaaatgatttcaaaaaaattaaaagaaataaagcaatcaGAAAAATGTATCCAGAGAGAGCCATGGAAGTTTTGCGCTGCTCTATGTGCATTAAACAGGTCCACTGAGCTCTACAGAGAATGGGCCAGTGGTGTCGTTCATCATTCATACTATTAATATTCAGGAACCCTGTTTAAAATACCCTGTACAGTAGCAGTTGAACAGGACCTCACTCACACTGCACCTTCCTCCCGTATTCGTGAATGTCTGACCAAATGACCTGCTCAGGTTGTGACCCAGGTAGCATTGGTGAGGACATTTATCTGACTCGAACAGCAGCACATCCTAGTTCATGACACTCTCCCCTTCCTCACTCTATTTGTACTAAAGGCTGTTCGTACTGCGGTGAAACAGACACTtcaaacaaataataaattatCATCATCTTTCTTAATAGTAGAGTTGTTAACAAAATATAGAGGTAATCTTCCACGCCTACTTGCCAGGGTGTGATTAAAATTTATTATTACTATGAGGCCACTATAAAGAGCAAATACATTTGTGAGATGGGTTGAACAAAATTTAAGTTCAAAACATTATAAATTCTTATTAAGACAGAATACTACTGTCAGATACACTGACGTAACAAAAACTAAACTGAGCAGAAGGGATTTTGTATACACTAAAAGCTACTCCATCTTGATTTTCAACCtcacaaagaaacaagaaaaataaactaaaaaaaaaaaaaatcatttgcttcACAGAGGCTAATCCTGCATTCAGCAGCTTACAAGGACTGTATGGACAATGCCACCCATGTGCTCTCACCAGGTTGTCCAGCATCCGCATGAGCGCTTCAAATTCTTGCTCCCCAACTTTCCATTTTTGTTGCGAAGCCATATTAACTCCACCTCCTCCGGTTGCTGCCACAGCATGTGTGGAAGGCTTGAACTTCTGCAGATCCAGTAGTAGGAGATTGTCTATCCCACCTGCTCCAGCTAATGCATGAACCTAGAGACATCAAGGAGTGCATTCCATTTGTGGAAAAGCTTTTGGATTCTCTTTATTTCTGAATTCACAGGAGAAACACTTAAACACATGCTGCAGTTAtttctcatgctgtttttttcctgtgttaaaatgtattaaatatataGCAAGTGATTCTTATGGAAAGAATGATAATATCTGCTAATAATTGCACTTTAAAGGGATAGACTCAAACACTAGCTTTCAAGAGTACCTTAAAAACGTCTTTCTACATCACCAGAcaaaaaatttttcatttttatatacatttcaaaatgaatgAGTGATTGAACTCAAAATGAATGGCAggtgagggaggagaggaaaggagtgGGAGACTGCCATTTGCACCTCCAAACACCTACTTGGGAGGACAGGATCACAGGGGTACTAGTAAGAGCAAAGTGATGAAATTTCTGGGGATGGGTTTAGGAGTTATGAAGGGCAAGGACGCTTTCGGCGGTCCCTCCCCACAGGTTATATACAGATAATACCTAGATACCTAGAGTAGGTAGCTAAAGTTAGCCAAAACAGAAACAACCCATTTTGGGACTCAAGTCATTTTTAAATATGCTACCCTCTACCATTGCTCCAAAGGCCTTTTGTTTATCTAATTTTACAGATCTTTGCGATCACAGGGAGAAGTTTCTTTCCTTGTCACAACATTCAGCTTTGATACATGAGCTGGATGTCGAGAGATCTTAAGTCACACTTCCAGATGCAGTGAGTACCACCGAATCTTATCATCTAACAGATCCCCTGCCTGAAGCTCACTCTTCACAGCACTCTACAAAACCTGTACCCTTCAGAGTGTAACACCACCGGTACTCACTCTAGGAAGAATGATACAGTATTTGTGCTGTTCCTTCTATGTTTTCTCGATTACTCCAATTTCCCTGACTTTGATCTGGTATATTATTACTGGATTCCACAATcccaaatattttgtaatattaGAGATCTTCCATCTGGGATATAATCTATAACTTAGCAACACAagcatttgaaattaaatacagataaattctCTCTCACCTGTGTTTCACAGGCCAGTTGCACATTGAAAATATAGTGGAATGCTTCTTCCAGTGTCTCTCCTAGTGCTACCACACCATGGTTTCTCAAGACTAATACCTAGTAAATGAAGACACTAATGTTAAATGGTAGAAACTGGCGCAGTACATGAAAATTGTTTATGAAGAGCGTGAGTGGGGCTGAATACCTTGCAACTCGGTCCAAGAACTTTCTGAAGCTGAATTCTCTCTTCTTGCTCATCAAGAGATCCCTGGTAGTTGTAATAAGCAACATCTCCCAGAATCAGAGCTTCTTGTGATATGGGAAGGATGCCACACTTCATAGATGAAACCTGTTTCAAGAAAATGAAGTACTGATAATTAGAAAAGAATGACATTCTCAACCACCCAAGCCTTAGCAGGCTGTACGTTGTATCTTTGCCAGGAGAGAGACAAACTCTCACTAGTGAAAGCtaagaaacaatatatttttttcccgaGTCTAATTTGCAATAGGGtgacagagctgctgccacccAACCTAGGGACAGATTCATTATAAGAACACATAAATTATCCCAACTAAGTTAATTTTTGTGAATTTTATCCGTGTTTAATTCTCAGTATAAGCCTACTTAATGATTTTGCCTTCTTTCCCACATTTATAACTTCAAAAAGCTAATATAAAAGCCAttcctttttttgtctgtagTCAAGGAATGCACATATAtgcatttaatgtaaaataataagattttatctatttatctcaAACCAATTCTTTCAAGTCTCCTTACAGTTTTATCATTGTTATATAGACCATTTTAAACTTGTATGTTAACTATGACTTTTTAATAGTGAGGTAAATCCAAACTGAACATATAACTACTAATTAAGCCACTTAAAAATGGAGCTGCATAATGCAAATGATGATGTATACAGCACATTGTATGGCCTAAGATGCTATAAATTAAGCCTGTGTAAACTATATACTCTACAGCTGCCTCAACCTGAGTACAACTGTATCTGAGCATCAGTTTGTTCCTATCCATTTCACTGTGGTGGCCCAGCCTCCTACTCTGCTTATTTGACAACGTCACACCTTTTTTTACTAGTATAGAgtcaatgttaaaaaaacaaccaaccaaccaacctgcTGTGAGCAAGGATTCAGATTCAGAGAGATGATCTAAGTTCATAAGGCaaacctgttttcttttactCTCTATGCTAGACAGAAGAAGACTTACAGCTGCTGTTGCCGGGGTATGTATGTGTATCACACATCTGACGTCAGGGCGCGTGGAGTAGATGGCCACGTGTGGACTGAATCCTGCATTGTCAATACTTAGAGTCGTACTTCCCTGGTCAACTACATCTCCTAGGATGTTTACCTTAACCTGAAAAAGTCAAACAAAGGAACAATATTCAAAAAGTTTGTGACAACTGCCATTATCTGCAAACTACCCTCCCTTGGTGCCAAGTTTCCCCCAACATGTTTAGGGCTCAGAGcatgaaaaaaaagtaggagAGCAGCCATGAATCTGCGTCTCAATAAACCATCCTGCTGTTCTAGCCCTTCATATTTATTGGAAGTCCAGCCATGGAATAAGTAAAAATAAGTCCCTAATACAACATATATTCCTCTTTGGTCTAGCTGACCTTTCCTTGTTGCTGACTTACAAAAATGAACTTTGTTAACATTTCCTACattttaaataagaagaaaattcagTCTCTGAGAAATTTccaataagaaaattaaatgcatagGGAATTTTCACTTTCATgggaacattaaaataataattccaggatcaacaaaaaacaacagcaagGTCACATGAGGCCTTATTCTCATGTTTGTATTTTGGTTCCGTGTTCACTGGTGTAATGCGATCACTCTCAATTTGCTACCCCTTCCAGCTGGATGTAGTTTCTTTACAGATACGTACTGACATGAAGAACATATGGCAGGTTCTGCACCAAAAGATGCATGATTTAGCAGCTCCTATTGCCTAAGTGCCAATCTGTAACTTCACCCAGCTCTTTTGTTAGGCCTGGGGAAGATTATTCAAGTTTATTTCCCCACTTGTAAAGATAAGAGCTGATTCTGCTAACACGACTCCTACAGAGTCATTTCATATGTATTAGCATACTGTCAGGTTATAAAAGGTTGCTGTTACACTGTGGCTATTTGATGAGCTGCAgcagacaggaaaacaaaactttgctGCTCCACATTGAAGCTGAAgacaaagcaacagaaagcaaaactgaacccCAAAAGAAATGCTGAGGACAAAGGATGCTAGTATCGAAATAGTTAATGAGCATTTAATCTGCTGggtaaacattaaaaaacaaataacagcATGATTATAGTTCAGAAGTCCATTTTAACAGCCACAAAAGTCTTTCAGAAAACAGGTTGAGCCTTGGTGGTTATTGCAGCAGGTGAATCACGTACCAAATTAGAAGCTGAGGCTTCAGAAAAGGACAGACCTCTTGGAATGATTAGAATATGGTCATGTTCTTTGCTTACTCTTACctgcaaaggaggaagaaaatggattACTGATCTATTTTTGAATTTATATTATTCAgagggaaaattaatttgaatgacTAGGTAAGACTCCAAATAAAAATTTTTATTCTCTAAAATACTTACTGTGATATAGGCATTTGGCAAATGTGCCCACCCGAACAAGTCAGCTAATCTATATAAACTGGCTAACTTGCAACGAGTAAGTTTTTCTCCCTTAACAAATGAGGAGGTATCTATCCCAGGGAGATCATTGATGGGTGTAATCATTCCATGGcctgaaaaacagataaaaaaagatGATGGCCAGTCAGACAATTAAATAACTTCTAGGTATGCTATGATCTTCCATAAGCAGTGTATTTAGATTGTTAGCATAGCAGTACCAGCAATTATGAGACTGGAACTGCACTGCTAGGATTTCCAAGGTCTTTACTGAAACTGCTGTTTAGGACAGCAGGAACCATACCCCAAATTTAAGTCTTCATCTCTCTTTCAAAACAtgagagaaggaaaatacaaGTTTCCTTTGACGTACCACTTGAACTGTGAGCTCCCTCCTGATTCAAGATGCTATATAGGACTGGAACTGCGCTTTAAGATATTTGCCACTAATGAAGTATTTTTACATGTTtgaaaattacaggaaaacacaTTCCTCTGGACTGTTGGGATGACACCAGTGTAAGTAATCTGAAGTCTCAATCTGAGCACTTTAATTTAGTTGTAATGAAGAAATTAGGATTAGTGCAAGAGTTCTCAAACTGCGGGAGAGAAGAGATCACCTCTTAACAGAGAAAGCACAAAGATCAATTTCGCTCTTTGACTTGTGACTACACAAACGTATGCTTCTCCCCCTCTCGAATGCATGATATCCTCTTGAGAG
The sequence above is drawn from the Chroicocephalus ridibundus chromosome 6, bChrRid1.1, whole genome shotgun sequence genome and encodes:
- the ADD3 gene encoding gamma-adducin isoform X1; translation: MSTDASQVVITSPPPATMPHKERYFDRINENDPEYIRERNMSPDLRQDFNMMEQRKRVTQILQSPAFREDLECLIQEQMKKGNNPTGLLALQQIAEYITASSFAGFSSSSLSHGMITPINDLPGIDTSSFVKGEKLTRCKLASLYRLADLFGWAHLPNAYITVRVSKEHDHILIIPRGLSFSEASASNLVKVNILGDVVDQGSTTLSIDNAGFSPHVAIYSTRPDVRCVIHIHTPATAAVSSMKCGILPISQEALILGDVAYYNYQGSLDEQEERIQLQKVLGPSCKVLVLRNHGVVALGETLEEAFHYIFNVQLACETQVHALAGAGGIDNLLLLDLQKFKPSTHAVAATGGGGVNMASQQKWKVGEQEFEALMRMLDNLGYRTGYAYRQPLVREKPRHKSDVEIPATVTAFSFEDDTVPLSPLKFLAQRQQREKTRWLNSPNTYLKVNVPEESWNGETSPRTKITWMKADDSSKTSGGTPIKIEDPNQFVPLNTNPSEVLEKRNKIREQNRYDLKTAGPQSQLLAGIVVDKKPSPPMQFEDDEHAPPAPPNPFSHLTEKELEEYKKTIERKQQGLEDAEQELFSDDGSSVSQIQSQTQSPQNVPEKLEENHEDLYTQNANLISVELPVVVVNGKEDAHDVEEDLTKRVSQLTTSTVESVEITIKSSEKIEEALSPEGSPSKSPSKKKKKFRTPSFLKKSKKKEKVEA
- the ADD3 gene encoding gamma-adducin isoform X2, coding for MSTDASQVVITSPPPATMPHKERYFDRINENDPEYIRERNMSPDLRQDFNMMEQRKRVTQILQSPAFREDLECLIQEQMKKGNNPTGLLALQQIAEYITASSFAGFSSSSLSHGMITPINDLPGIDTSSFVKGEKLTRCKLASLYRLADLFGWAHLPNAYITVRVSKEHDHILIIPRGLSFSEASASNLVKVNILGDVVDQGSTTLSIDNAGFSPHVAIYSTRPDVRCVIHIHTPATAAVSSMKCGILPISQEALILGDVAYYNYQGSLDEQEERIQLQKVLGPSCKVLVLRNHGVVALGETLEEAFHYIFNVQLACETQVHALAGAGGIDNLLLLDLQKFKPSTHAVAATGGGGVNMASQQKWKVGEQEFEALMRMLDNLGYRTGYAYRQPLVREKPRHKSDVEIPATVTAFSFEDDTVPLSPLKFLAQRQQREKTRWLNSPNTYLKVNVPEESWNGETSPRTKITWMKADDSSKTSGGTPIKIEDPNQFVPLNTNPSEVLEKRNKIREQNRYDLKTAGPQSQLLAGIVVDKKPSPPMQFEDDEHAPPAPPNPFSHLTEKELEEYKKTIERKQQGLEENHEDLYTQNANLISVELPVVVVNGKEDAHDVEEDLTKRVSQLTTSTVESVEITIKSSEKIEEALSPEGSPSKSPSKKKKKFRTPSFLKKSKKKEKVEA